Within Methanococcus voltae, the genomic segment AATTCAGAATATTTGGAAGATTTTAAAGAAATTGGTGGTATAGCCTACAAATTAGAGTCTGAAGATTCAAATAATACAAATAATGATATAATAGTTCAAGTCTCAAAAAAGAATAAAGATATTGAATTGGATTTTTCAGACCTTTTAATTCCCAATGATATCGAAAAACAAACCATAAGAGGAGCAAATGTATATATTGAAACGCATAGGGGTTGTTTAGGTAATTGTACATTCTGCCAAGTTCCAGAGTTTTTCGGGCGAGATATAAGAAGTAAACCCCTTGAATTAATTTTAAAAGAGGTAGAAAACCTTAAAAAAAGAGGCGTAAAAAGAATAGCAATTAGTGGAGGTACGGGAAGCCTTTACAACTTTAAAAAGTCATCGAATAGAAATTTATTTATTGAAATGATAGAAAAAGTTTCAGATATCATCGAACCTAAAAATTTGTCCGTACCTGATATGAGGGTTGATTACGTTGATTCGGATATTTTAAACGCTATAAAAAATAATACTGTAGGATGGGTATTTTATGGCATAGAAAGTGGAAGTAATAAATTATTAAGTGATATGAAGAAGGGTACAAATCCCGAAAAGAACTTAAACGCCATAAAACTAGCGAAAGACTGTGATGTAAAAGTAGGTGGCAGTTTTATTGTAGGTTACCCCACAGAACGAGAAGTGGACTATCTGATGACTAAGGACTTTTTAGTCGATGCAGAACTTGACGACATATTTGTAAGTAGTGCTGAACCAATCCCGAAAACAAGATTGTGCAATAAAGTGATTGAAACGAAAAAAGAAGATAATCCAACCTTTAAATTACATAATGGGATGTATAGAAAGTTACATTTAACTGAAAGCGAAGCTAGATGTTTTGATTTATTATTACACGCTGAAATGTGGCGTTCTATTCCAAGAATTCCAAACCCTCAAATCAAGAAAATATACCTAGATGAAGCAAAAACTCAAGGAAATGACATAAGAAATGTTACAAATTTAGTATACAATTATAAAGATTTGATATATAAAGATTTTAACAATTAAAATAAATTTATAGATTTATAAATTATAGGTTATAGGTTATAGGTTTATAAAGTTATATATAACTTGCAACAGATTTTAATTTAAAAGTAATATAATTAGGATAATTTATTTAAAATTCCAAAAATGTATTAAAAAGTGAAATTATGAAGTGTACAAAGTCTGATTTAAAATCAAAGTGTAATGAAAATAGCGATAAATGTGATGCAGTGAATATTTTGGATAAAAAAATAAAAATGATATCTGAATTCATACAAGAGTACTACGAAACTACAAACGTAGAAGGCGTAGTTTTAGGGCTTAGTGGTGGCATTGATAGTGCATTAGTAGCTTATTTGGCAGTAAATGCACTAGGAGCCGATAAAGTACACGGTATAATAATGCCAGAGTCTAGTTCTAACCCATTAGATAAAGAACATGGCGAATTAGTGGCTAAACTATTAGGTATTAATTACCATGTAAGCGATATTACCCCATTAATGGAAGCTTTCGGGGCAGGGGGCTACTCTAAAGATGAAGAAGGAAACTTAAAGGAATTCAATAAATTAGCAGACGGTAATTTAAAGTCTAGATTTAGAATGTGTACCTTATACTACTATGCAAATAAAAATAACAGTTTAGTGCTTGGTACAGGTAATAAATCAGAAATATATATGGGGTACGGTACTAAATTCGGTGATTTGGGCTGTGATATCTTACCGATTGGTCACCTATTTAAAACAGAAGTTAGGGAACTTGCAAAACATATCGGCGTTCCTGAAGATGTAATCACAAAGGCGCCTTCTGGTGGCTTGTGGGAAGGTCAAACCGATGAAAAGGAAATGGGTATTACTTATGAGATATTGGATAAGTTATTACATGCAATGGAAATAGGCAAGGATCCAGAATATACTGCAGAGCTTTTAAATATTAATTCTGAACAAATGATTAACATAATGACTAGAATTGATAGAAATAAACATAAATCATTGCCAATTCCGATGCCTAATAAATATTTAGAGTTAATTGAATAATAATCTCTTTTTATTTTTTTATATTTTACTTCTTTTATTTTACATTTTATTGATTAACTATTTATTTTTTAAAAGATAGACTTATTTATGAAATCTAAAAAAAGTAACGGATGATTTTATGTATATTTTAGGATATGATAAGGATATAGAAAGTTCTAGTGAAGTTTTAGAAGCATATGAACGGCTAATTTCTGAAGATATAAATGTAAAATTGGTTGAATCCCCTCAAGAGTTTTTAAAATTGTTTAAAGACTATATTTCTAGTAATTTATGTAATGGACTAGGATGTGATAATGAAAATAACGCAGAAATTGAAGTTATTAGCGGTTTTGTTAGAGGTAACCTATCATCGTCCAAAATAATGCCCGAAATAAAAAATTTAATAAAAAAAACCTTTGATGCTAAATTCTATAGGGCTTCCATATTGAAAAATCCATTTTTGGATAAATATTTTATATTGGCACCTGTTGGGATAGATGAATTTAGTTTTGAGCATAAAAAACGAATTGATGATAAATTAGAGTTTATGGAATATGTAATAAATTATTTAAAAAAACATAATAGAACTTATTCGTCAAATAAAAATATATGCGATACAAAAATAACAATAGGGCTACTTTCTGGCGGTAGATTATCTGATTTGGGTCGAGACCCCTTTATAGACGATACAATATATGAATGTAAGGATATTGTAAACCTATTTAATGAAAAAAAGAATTTAGAAAAGGATTTAGAAGAAAATTTAAAAAATGTAGATGTTATACATGATGGTATATTGATAGAAGAATACTTAAAAAAAGGTTTTGACGTTGTTATAGCGCCTGACGGGATTTCTGGAAATCTAATATTTCGCTCTTTGGCACTAGTTTGTGGCTTAGAAGGTTGTGGGGCACTTTTAGTATCAAGACAACCCATAAATTTCATAGATACTAGTAGAAGTGGAAATTATTTGAGATATTATAATGCAGTTAAATATCTTAGTAATCAAAAATGAATAAAATAAAATGAATAAAATAATTGGATAATATAAAATAAAAATAATTATGGGGACATTTCGTACATTTGTATATATTACCACATATTTATGTAAATCGGATAATCTTTAATTAATCCCTTTCTTTTTTTAATCATTAAAATGGCATCACTGCCATCTTCGTAATAATTGTACAATATTTTTCTGTCACTGTATCCTCGCTTGTAGTAAAATTTCCTGGCAACTGTATTTGTAAATCTTACCTCTAAGACGATGTGTTTGACCTCGTAAACTTTGAAGAAATGGTTTTCAATTGCGTCTAATAGCAAATTACCTATTCCATGATGTCGATATTCTTTATCAACTGCAATAGAGACCACATGTGCATTACCCCATTCTAAAACTGTTATTATGTAGCCCAAAACGTAGTTATTTTCATCTAAAGCTACTAAAAAACCGTCTGGACATTTTGAGTGTAAACTCTTTATCAAAAATTCAGGGTATTCGTAATCAAACGATTGTTTTTCAATTTCAAGCACTCGATTTAAATCACATTCTTTAAAACTTCTCAAGGTAATTCTAGACATCATAAATTTCATTCCTGGTGTTATGGTTAGTTACTAAATATTTTAATTTATCTAATTTATCTAATTTATCTAATTTACTTAAATTACTTAGATTATTTTATTCCATAAATTCAATTTTACAATTTCCGTTTTCAATTAACCAATTTGTTAATTCTTCCGCATATTTTAATTTTTTAATTTTTATTTCGTCAGCATTTTCAATTTTATTTTTTAAGTTAGGTCTTGAATAATTTGTAACTTTGGTTCCGAAATCCATTCCGCAAAGTATTATTTTTGAAGGCTTAAATTCATTTGCTAAGAAAATACAACGGTCTCCATCAGTAAAACCACCGTAATTTATGATATTTTTGAATTTTGAAACGTCAGGAACTTGGGAACTACCGATAACGTTTTTGAGCTGACCTAAATATTTCTTAACATTTTCCCCATTATCCCCGTGTGCATGAACTACTACTATTGTCCCTTTTTTTGAGCAATCTATAATTTCATTCATATGACCATCTAAATCTGTAATAATTATATCGGGGCGTATATTATCCTCTAAAAGTGCTTTTGTCGCACCATCTGCAGATATAATGACGTATTTATTATTATTATTATTATTATTATTATTATTACTATTACTATCTTCATTATCATTTTCTAAGTTTTTTAAATTATTAAATTTCTTAGTATGCTTGTTTATAGAAGGCCCTGCACCAAAAACGTAAACTTCATTATTTTGAATTATATCTTCTAAATTGTTTATATTATACTTATTATCGTGTTTTTCCAACAAATTATTTAAAAGTTGGGTTGATTCTAAATCTTTTTGCTTATCAAAACCTAAATCATCCATAATTCTATGATAACAAGAATTCCAAGTAATTCCATCCAAATTATCCCTTTTTATGATTAATTAATAAATTATAGTGAATTAAAATAAATAATTTAATTACAATATGGATTATATGATATATAAGTCATTATACATAAAATTTAGTTAAATTGTCAATTATTATTTCATGTTATCATTATTTTAGTTTTACGGTATTTTTATTTTATTTCTTTACCATTATTATTCTAAATCTACAATTTCACCTGCTAAACCACGTATTACAACATTTTTATGGTATTTTTTTGCCATATTTCCGATTCTTAAAAGCTCGTCATCAGTTGCAGGCTTCATTTTTTTATATTCTTCCGAACAAGCGTGTTCATTATCGTATTGTTGTATAGCGTACAAATCTGCATCTTTTACAGTCTTTGCTATGTCCATGATATCTTCTTTAGATATCTCCTGTGGTACGTACGTTGTCCTACATTCAATATAAACTCCCGCATCTTTGCAATATTTTATTATTTTTAAAATATTTTCTTTTATATGTTCCTTAAATTTATCATTGGCTTTTTTAAATTCTTCTTCTGATTTACTATTTAGTAGCTGATTTTCATAATTTGTAAATTGTAAATATTTACCAAATCCACATTTTACATCTACTGCTACGTAATCCAATAAATTTTCATCAAGTAACTCTTTTACAGCGTTAGGATTTGTTCCGTTTGTATCCAATTTTGTTTTTAAGTTGTTTTCTCTTGCAATCCTTAAAAGCTCCTTTACACCCTCTAATTGTAAGGTAGGCTCCCCACCACTTATTACAACCGCCTCTGAAAATAATCTATCCATTCCTTTAAAAATTTGCTCTGCAGTCATCTCCTGCATTCGCTCTTGCATATGGTCATAATTTTGACAGTAACCACATTTCATGTTGCAATCTGAAAAAAAAACTACGGAAGAAGGTACTTTTGGATAATCTAAACTTGATAAATCTACAATTGCGGAAATTCTCATAATATCACATCTTATTATTTTTTACATTAAGTTTTTGATTAAAATTATTTGATTAAAATTATTCGCACTAGTGACGACAATCATTATATTTGTGTGGAAACATATGTTATTTTTAGTACAATTTGGTAATTTAACCCATATGTGATAATAATTATTATATTTTATAAATATATTTATTTAAATATGTTTATAGGTACATTATTTTGTAATTACATTAAATTATAAGTTATGTTTTTATAACATTTATACAATAAGTCTATACTTATTAATTATAACTTTAATATAATTTATAGTGATAAAATAATAAATATTAAAGTAATGAAATGAAATAGTTAAATAAAACAATTAAAGTAACTATTAAATTATTGATTGCTAATTATTATTTACTAAATATTAATTATTAAATATTAATTATTAAACTTTTGAAATTTTTAAAATATTGATAATAACTATAATTATTTTGGTGAGAAAATGAAGTATATTTTTGTAACTGGTGGTGTAGTTTCATCTCTTGGAAAAGGGATTACCTCTTCATCAATCGGTAGATTACTAAAAGCGAGAGGTCTAAAGGTTAATATGATAAAAATAGACCCTTACTTACAAATCGATGCAGGTACTATGTCACCTTACGAACACGGGGAAGTTTACGTTACGGAAGATGGGGGAGAAACAGACCTTGATTTGGGTAATTACGAAAGATTTGTTGACCTTGACTTAATAGCGGATAATAACATAACTACGGGTAAAGTCTACTGGAGTGTACTCTCAAAAGAAAGAAGAGGAGACTACCTTGGAAAAACGGTTCAAGTAATACCACATATTACAAATGAAATCAAAGAAAGGATTAAAGCATTAGGTACTGAAAGCGATATCACTATTGTTGAAATCGGCGGTACTGTGGGAGATATCGAGAGTTTACCATTCTTAGAAGCTATTAGGCAATTTAGAAAAGATATCGGAAAAGAAAACGTTTTATACATTCACGTTTCATTATTGCCTTACATTAGAGCCGCAGGTGAATTAAAAACAAAACCAACACAACATAGCGTTAAAGAATTAAGAGGAATTGGCTTACAGCCTGACATTTTAGTTTGTAGAACTGAAATACCAATGGGCGAAAAGATGAGGGAAAAATTAGCTTTATTCTGTGACGTTGAAAAAGAAGCAGTTGTTGAGGCAAGGGATGCAAAAACAATATATGAAGTACCCCTTAATCTTGAAAAAGAAGGAATTGGTAAATTAATAACCGAAAAATTAAAGTTAAACGATGTTAAACCAGAATTAAACGAATGGAGAGCTATCGTTGATAGAATTGTAAATCCAATGAACGAAGTTACCATAGGAATCGTTGGAAAATACATTCAATTGAAAGATGCTTATATGAGCATTACCGAAGCTTTGATACATGCAGGAGCCAAAAACGATTCTAAAGTAAATATTAAATGGATAAACTCTGAAGAATTAGAAAAAGAACCATCAAAATCTTTAGAAACATTAGTTGAAGATGGAAATCTAGATGGTATCTTAATACCTGGCGGATTTGGAGATAGGGGTGTAGACGGTAAAGTTAACGCGGTTAAATTTGCAAGAGAAAATAACATTCCATTTTTAGGTATTTGCTTAGGTATGCAATGCGCTGTTATCGAATATGCTAGAAATGTCTGTGGATTAGAATACGCTAACTCAACAGAATTCGATGAAACTACCCCTTACCCAGTTATAGACTACTTGCCTGAACAACGTGAAATTACGGAAATGGGCGGTACTATGAGATTAGGAGCTTACGAAGCGTATTTAGCTGACGGAACACTTGCAAAGGAACTTTACGGTACCGATACAGCTTGGGAAAGGCACAGACACCGATACGAAGTAAATCCTGAATTCCACGAGGCACTTGTAAACAATGGTCTTGTAATTTCTGGAACTTCACCAGATGGAAAATTAGCAGAATTCGTTGAACTCAAAAATCACCCCTACTTCATAGCTACACAGGCACACCCTGAGTTTAAATCAAGATTTAGTGCTTCTCACCCATTATTTTATGGATTAATCAAAGCTGCTATGGAAAGAAAGTACAAGTTATAAAATTTAATAATTCATAAATATCTCTTTTTTAATTTTTGTATTGTTCGTAAGATATGATAAGATAATTAAATTTTTTGTCATCTAAAAGTATATATAATAATTAAAAACTATTAGTAAAATTATGATAAAAATTTATGATAATAATGTAATAGTATACAAAATTAAGAATGTGGCAAAATAAAATATGATAAAAATACATTAAATATACCTAATCATGAATTGGAGGATTAAACATGTTTAATTCAAAAATGTTTATAGAGGAAACCGTTGAGGAAATAAAAAAAGCTATAAACGGAAGAAAAACCATTATCGCATTAAGTGGCGGTGTTGATAGCTCCGTAGCTTCTGTTTTAGTAAGTAAAGCAGTTGGTGAAAACTTATTAGCCGTATTTGTAGATACTGGCTTAATGAGAAAAAACGAAACTGAGGAAATCAAAAGGATTTTCCAGGATGAAATGGGCGTAAACTTAAAAATCGTTTATGCTAAAGATAGGTTTTTAGGCGAATTAGCGGGAGTTGACGACCCTGAAACAAAAAGAAAAATAATCGGTAGAGTATTCATTGAAATATTTGAAGAAGTTGCAAAAGAAAATGGTGAAGAAGTTTTAATTCAAGGAACAATTGCTCCGGACTGGATTGAAAGTGAAGGAGAAATTAAAACACACCACAACATTGCTTTACCATCAGGAATGGTTTTAGATGTTGTAGAACCTATTAGAGACTTGTACAAAGACGAAGTTAGACAAGTTGCTGTAGAATTAGGTTTACCTGACGCTGTTGCATACAGACAACCATTCCCAGGACCAGGATTGGCTGTAAGAATACTCGGAGAAATTACCGAAGAAAAATTAGAAATTTGTAAGGAAGCAAACGCTATTGTAAGCGAAGAAATTGAAAAGGAAGGACTAGATAAAGAATTATGGCAATACTTTGCTGCAGTCCTTGATACAAAAGCTACCGGTGTTAAAGGAGATATTAGAGATTACAACTGGGTTGTAGCTCTTAGATTTGTTGAATCATTAGATGCAATGACTGCAACAGCTCCAGAATTACCATTTAGTATTATTAAAAGAATTAGTAAAAGAATTACTTCAGAAATTCCAAATGTTACAAGAGTTGTACTCGATATTACCGATAAACCTCCTGCAACCATTGAATTTGAATAAATAATCTTATTACTAATTTTACATTACTTTACTATTTTTTTATCTATTTTATTATTATTATTATTATTATTATTATTATTAGTATATTGTTTAGTATATTGTTTGTTTTCTAAGTTATATTATCTTATTTTAATCCATATATTTTAATAGAAATTGATAGATATTAGATGATAGATATAATATTTATTATTTAATTCATTATTAGGATTTACAAGTAATTTAGGTAATAGAGCGATATTATGAAATTTATAGACTGCAAAATTTTAAGGGTTTATTTAAAAGAAAGTGACAAATTTAATGGGCAAAATATGACCCAAGTTGTTGTAAAATTATTAAAAAGTCACGGAATATCTGGCGCCACAGTTTTCAAGGCACAATGCGGTTATGGTAGGCGTGGAGTATCTAGATTTGATATATTAAGACTTTCTATGAATTTACCGGTTATTGTAGAGTGTATAGATTACGAAACAACTTTTGAACAGGTTCTTCCCGAATTAACAAAAATTGTTGGAGAAAATGGGTTAATTACTATGGAAAACATTCAGGTGGTTAAGGAATGAATTTAAAAAATACGGAAAATAAAATTGAAAATAAAAATAACGAACTAAAAAATAATATTATAAAAACGGATATTTTAATAATTGGTGGAGGAGGTGCTGCTGCACGTGCATGTGTTGAAGCTTCTTCAACTGATTTAAATGTAAACATATTAATAGCCTCAAAAGGATTATTTGGTAAAAGTGGCTGTACAGTTATGGCAGAAGGGGGCTACAATGCTGTATTAAATGCAGAGGATAGCTATGAAAAGCACTACATGGATACAATGAAAGGTGGTGCTTACATAAATAACTCCGAACTTGTTAAAATTCTTGTGGAAAATTCCCCAAAAGAATTAAAAAATTTAGAAAAATTTGGATGTTTATTTGATCGTAAAAACGAAAAAAATGAAGAAAACGAAGAATATATTAATAATAACCCATATAACAGATTCAAAAAGGCACAAAGGGCTTTTGGCGGTCAAAGTTTCAATAGGACTTGCTATGCAGGAGATAGAACAGGTCACGAAATAATGACTGGTTTAATGGAATTTATTGGCAAATTAGACAATGTAAATATTATGGAAGAAGTTATGGCATTAAAACTTATTTTAGACAATGAAAATAAAACCTGTATTGGTGCAATCTTCTTAAATTTAATAACTGGTGAGATATTCCCAATTTACGCTAAATCTGTAATTCTTGCAACAGGCGGAGCTGGTCAAATATACCCAATTACTTCAAATCCAGTTCAAAAAGTTGGCGATGGCTACGCTATGGCTTACGAAATAGGATTGGATTTAATAGACATGGAAATGGTACAATTTCACCCAACCGGAGTTGTAGGTAAGGGTACGCTTGTAACAGAGGCAGTCCGTGGGGAAGGAGGGATATTATACAACAAAAATCGCGAAAGATTTATGGAAAAATACGACCCTAAAAAAATGGAGCTTTCCACTCGTGACGTTGTAGCTAAAGCAATCTACAATGAAGTAGTAAATCTAGATAATGGTCATAATGGGGGCGTTTATTTAGACGTTACCCATCTTGATTCGGAAGTTATCGAAAAGAAACTTGAAACGATGTTTAAACAATTTATGAATTTAGGCGTCGATATTAGAAAAGAACCTATGATTGTCGCACCTACTGCACACCATTTTATGGGCGGTATTGTAATAAATACGGATTGTGAAACAGCTATAGGCGGATTATTTGCTTGTGGTGAAATTGCGGGAGGTATCCACGGGGCTAATAGATTAGGGGGCAATGCTCTTGCAGATACACAGGTTTTTGGTGCCATAGCTGGTAAAAATGCTGTAAATTATATTAAAAAAGATAACTTTGTATCCAATGTGGAAAATGAAAATGAAGATGAAAAAGAAGATTCTAAAACAATAAATTTGGAATTAAAAAAAGTCAATGACGAGATTAAATTGAAAAAAGAGTGCCAAAATGACTATGAAGATGAAAAATTAAATTATTCTAAGTTAATAAACGAATTAAGAAATATTATGTGGAAATATGTTTCAATTGTGAAAAATGAAAAAGGATTATACAAAGCACTTGCTGAATTAGATATTTTAAGTGAAAAATCCAAAAATTTAAACGTTAAAGGACTTTATGACGTACAAAAATACTTTGAATTTAAAAATATGGTATTAGTATCCGAATTGGTCATAAAATCTGCATTATATCGTAAAGAAAGTAGGGGGGCGCACTATAGGGACGATTATCCTACCACTATCGAAAATTGCGTTGGAAATGTGATTATAAATCAGAATGGAATTAAATTTATAAAAAGGGGATAATTTGAGATTTGTACATATTGCAGACACTCATTTAAGTAATAGGCAGTACGGACTCGATGAACGGGAAAAAGATATATACGACTCATTTAATCAGTGCATTGAAAAAATAATAGAGTTAGAACCCGACTTTGTTGTTCATAGCGGTGATTTATTTGATAGATCCAATCCTTCAGTTAATGCGATGCTAACCGCCATTAAAGGATTTGAAGCGTTAAAAGAGAAAAGTATACCGATATATGCCATTCAAGGTAATCACGATATGCCTAGAGATATTTCAAAAGGTAAACCCTACGTAGTTTTAAAAAGAGTCCTTGGAAATGAATATTTTAAGACTTTTGGAAAAAATAATTGTCATATATTGGAAGATATGGGCATATGTGGATTTGATTACTATCCAGTCAACAAAAAATCGATTATTGATGAAAAACTTGAAGATATTGAGAAAAAAATAAATGATATTCATAATGATGGCATTAAAAAGTCCGTTTTATTAATGCACCAAGGATTTAATGGTTTTTTACCACTTGAAGAGTTATGTGAAGTTAATATAGGCGATATTCCAGAGGTGGACTATATTGCTTGTGGTCATATTCATAAGCGAAGCCTTGTATCTTATGATGAAGATTCTAACCATAAATTTAAATCTAAAAATCCGTTGCTAGCTTATCCAGGATCTATTGACTCATTATCCGAAAAAGAATATTACGATTATGAAAAAAACGGAAAAGGCTTTTATTACGTTGATTTTGATAATTGTGACCTTGATAAAAATAATATTGAAAAAATCGATATAAAATGTAGGAAATTCGAAAAAATCGAAGTATATAATCAAATTGATTACAATACATTAGTTAATAATTTAAAAAATTATAATCCAAAAGCTATTGCCATTGGAGAAGTTTGTGAAGAACTTTACGAACCTTTAAAAGCCAAATTAAACGAATATACGTTATATTATCGATTGATTAGGAAATCTGATTATGAAGTAGATATATCTGATATAAATGAAACAAACATTCAAAAAGTTTTTGAGGATTATGTTTATTCAAAAGGCTTAGATGTTAATTTTGTAGATAATATAAACCATAAAATGAATTCCGAAGAAGAAAATTATATGGAATATGTAGAAGACTATTATACGGCGAATTTCAAAAGTGATATTATTGAAAGATTTATGGAAAAAAGTACTGAGGAAGTTATTGGCGAAAGTATTA encodes:
- the tfrA gene encoding fumarate reductase (CoM/CoB) subunit TfrA, whose protein sequence is MKTDILIIGGGGAAARACVEASSTDLNVNILIASKGLFGKSGCTVMAEGGYNAVLNAEDSYEKHYMDTMKGGAYINNSELVKILVENSPKELKNLEKFGCLFDRKNEKNEENEEYINNNPYNRFKKAQRAFGGQSFNRTCYAGDRTGHEIMTGLMEFIGKLDNVNIMEEVMALKLILDNENKTCIGAIFLNLITGEIFPIYAKSVILATGGAGQIYPITSNPVQKVGDGYAMAYEIGLDLIDMEMVQFHPTGVVGKGTLVTEAVRGEGGILYNKNRERFMEKYDPKKMELSTRDVVAKAIYNEVVNLDNGHNGGVYLDVTHLDSEVIEKKLETMFKQFMNLGVDIRKEPMIVAPTAHHFMGGIVINTDCETAIGGLFACGEIAGGIHGANRLGGNALADTQVFGAIAGKNAVNYIKKDNFVSNVENENEDEKEDSKTINLELKKVNDEIKLKKECQNDYEDEKLNYSKLINELRNIMWKYVSIVKNEKGLYKALAELDILSEKSKNLNVKGLYDVQKYFEFKNMVLVSELVIKSALYRKESRGAHYRDDYPTTIENCVGNVIINQNGIKFIKRG
- a CDS encoding metallophosphoesterase family protein, producing MRFVHIADTHLSNRQYGLDEREKDIYDSFNQCIEKIIELEPDFVVHSGDLFDRSNPSVNAMLTAIKGFEALKEKSIPIYAIQGNHDMPRDISKGKPYVVLKRVLGNEYFKTFGKNNCHILEDMGICGFDYYPVNKKSIIDEKLEDIEKKINDIHNDGIKKSVLLMHQGFNGFLPLEELCEVNIGDIPEVDYIACGHIHKRSLVSYDEDSNHKFKSKNPLLAYPGSIDSLSEKEYYDYEKNGKGFYYVDFDNCDLDKNNIEKIDIKCRKFEKIEVYNQIDYNTLVNNLKNYNPKAIAIGEVCEELYEPLKAKLNEYTLYYRLIRKSDYEVDISDINETNIQKVFEDYVYSKGLDVNFVDNINHKMNSEEENYMEYVEDYYTANFKSDIIERFMEKSTEEVIGESINEDIEDSSQKTTQMKLDNKN